One segment of Nostoc piscinale CENA21 DNA contains the following:
- the glpX gene encoding class II fructose-bisphosphatase, whose amino-acid sequence MENTLGLEIIEVVEQAAIASAKWMGKGEKNTADQVAVEAMRERMNKIYMRGRIVIGEGERDDAPMLYIGEEVGICARPDAKDFCNPDELIEIDIAVDPCEGTNLVAYGQPGSMAVLAISEKGGLFAAPDFYMKKLAAPPAAKGKVDINKSATENLKILSECLDRSIDELVVVVMKRERHNDLIKEIRDAGARVQLISDGDVGAAISCGFAGTNIHALMGIGAAPEGVISAAAMRAMGGHFQGQLIYDPAVVKTGLIGESKEANIERLQSMNITDPDKVYDAHELASGENVLFAACGITSGNLMQGVRFFHGGARTQSLVISSQSKTARFVDTIHMFDQPKTLQLH is encoded by the coding sequence GTGGAAAATACGCTTGGGTTAGAAATTATTGAGGTAGTAGAACAAGCCGCGATCGCATCTGCAAAGTGGATGGGTAAAGGCGAAAAGAATACAGCTGACCAAGTAGCAGTAGAAGCTATGCGGGAGCGTATGAACAAAATCTACATGCGCGGTCGCATTGTGATTGGGGAAGGGGAACGTGATGACGCTCCTATGTTGTACATCGGTGAAGAAGTAGGTATCTGCGCTCGTCCCGATGCAAAGGACTTCTGTAACCCAGATGAATTAATCGAAATTGACATCGCCGTAGACCCCTGCGAAGGTACAAACTTGGTTGCTTATGGACAGCCTGGTTCAATGGCTGTGTTGGCAATTTCTGAAAAAGGTGGTTTGTTTGCTGCACCAGACTTCTACATGAAGAAACTTGCAGCACCCCCAGCCGCTAAAGGCAAGGTAGACATCAACAAGTCAGCCACCGAAAACCTCAAAATTCTCTCCGAGTGTCTAGATCGCTCAATTGATGAACTCGTAGTAGTTGTAATGAAGCGCGAACGCCATAACGACTTGATTAAAGAAATCCGTGATGCTGGCGCTAGAGTCCAACTCATCTCTGATGGTGACGTGGGTGCGGCTATATCTTGTGGTTTTGCAGGAACTAATATTCATGCACTCATGGGTATTGGTGCTGCACCTGAAGGTGTGATTTCTGCTGCGGCTATGCGGGCTATGGGTGGACATTTCCAAGGCCAATTGATCTACGATCCAGCTGTAGTGAAAACAGGTCTAATTGGGGAAAGCAAAGAAGCAAACATTGAGCGTTTGCAATCTATGAATATCACTGACCCCGATAAGGTCTACGATGCTCATGAACTTGCTTCTGGCGAAAATGTGCTATTTGCTGCTTGCGGTATTACCTCCGGTAACTTAATGCAAGGTGTCCGGTTCTTCCACGGTGGTGCGAGAACTCAAAGCTTGGTTATTTCTAGCCAGTCTAAGACAGCTAGATTTGTCGATACAATCCACATGTTCGACCAGCCTAAGACTCTGCAATTGCACTAA
- a CDS encoding DUF981 family protein yields the protein MFIDYITLMLINMVAGLVLLADYVNRGLVSTNQKQWIPGFGITGGIALTTGLHMTFTWPVRGSFNIAFGETTVLFGVLFIADAIALAFDWDLWTVAIYAFFAGLVALVVGIRIINLNLTRTPVLTGIGFILTGLGGICAAPALYWKANRTWRLTGAAILIIAALIWAFIGYLAFWNHLESFQKWVPVLMR from the coding sequence GTGTTTATTGACTACATCACACTTATGTTGATCAATATGGTTGCTGGATTAGTTCTCCTAGCTGATTATGTGAACCGAGGCTTAGTTAGCACCAATCAGAAACAATGGATTCCTGGGTTTGGGATAACAGGCGGAATAGCCTTAACAACAGGACTACACATGACATTTACTTGGCCTGTGCGTGGTAGCTTTAACATTGCGTTTGGGGAAACAACCGTCCTCTTTGGGGTTTTATTTATAGCAGATGCGATCGCGTTAGCTTTTGATTGGGATTTGTGGACAGTAGCAATTTACGCTTTCTTTGCAGGCTTAGTGGCGCTGGTTGTCGGTATCCGCATCATCAATTTAAATCTTACAAGAACACCAGTACTAACAGGCATAGGTTTTATTCTCACTGGCTTGGGCGGTATCTGTGCTGCACCTGCTTTATATTGGAAAGCTAACCGTACTTGGCGGTTAACTGGCGCTGCTATCTTGATTATTGCTGCTTTAATTTGGGCATTTATTGGATATCTGGCATTCTGGAATCATCTTGAAAGCTTCCAAAAATGGGTTCCAGTACTTATGCGCTAA